In the bacterium genome, one interval contains:
- a CDS encoding SDR family oxidoreductase: MEFRDRVVLVTGASSGIGRALALALGKAGAQVGLVARRRERLEEVAATIGPAALVLPGDVTDDDFCAWAVEELVRRHGRVDVAIANAGLSMNAPFEKTDPEVFRRLLDVNYFGALHVARHALRYLEQSRGSLVFISSVVGKRGFPTRSGYAAAKFAVHGLFESLRAELAGRDVHIGIVCPGFTETEIRETAHDASGQQRSEAGPTTGRVMSPAQAADGILQAITRRKREVILTPEGKLMVLLNRLMPGLADRVAARAVA; this comes from the coding sequence ATGGAATTCCGCGATCGCGTGGTGCTTGTCACTGGAGCGTCCTCTGGAATCGGACGTGCGCTCGCGCTTGCGCTCGGCAAGGCCGGAGCTCAGGTAGGACTCGTGGCACGGCGCCGCGAGCGCCTGGAGGAAGTCGCCGCGACGATCGGCCCTGCCGCGCTCGTCCTCCCGGGTGACGTCACGGACGATGATTTCTGCGCCTGGGCCGTCGAGGAGTTGGTTCGCCGCCATGGGCGCGTCGACGTCGCAATCGCGAACGCCGGACTCTCAATGAATGCTCCGTTCGAGAAGACCGATCCTGAAGTCTTCCGTCGACTCCTCGATGTCAACTATTTCGGCGCCCTGCACGTTGCGCGACACGCGCTGCGCTATCTCGAGCAATCGCGCGGAAGCCTTGTCTTCATTTCGAGCGTCGTCGGAAAGCGTGGCTTCCCGACACGTAGCGGATACGCCGCTGCGAAGTTCGCGGTTCACGGTCTCTTCGAATCACTGCGTGCCGAGCTGGCCGGCCGCGATGTCCACATCGGGATCGTCTGCCCAGGATTCACGGAGACGGAGATCCGGGAGACCGCACACGATGCCTCCGGCCAACAGCGCAGCGAAGCCGGGCCGACCACCGGCCGCGTCATGAGCCCAGCACAGGCCGCGGACGGGATCCTTCAGGCGATCACACGTCGCAAGCGCGAGGTCATCCTGACTCCCGAGGGCAAGCTGATGGTGCTGCTCAATCGGCTGATGCCGGGACTCGCCGATCGCGTCGCAGCGCGGGCCGTTGCATGA